In the Sebastes fasciatus isolate fSebFas1 chromosome 12, fSebFas1.pri, whole genome shotgun sequence genome, TATTAGGAGAGTGCTTCTACTTCCACCATTACTGTCATGAGTAATAAAAACCCAAACTGTAACAACCTGTTACCCAAACTGCTAATGACCTGtcagaaaaaataacataagGCAAGATGAACTTTTAACAAGCGTCCCTGTTAACCCCACAAAGCTTGGAAAAGAACCACAATGTGTCTGCTTAGAGGTTCACGAACAGACATAGTACTTGAATCTACCGCTGTCACTCTAACCAAAGTGGTGCTGTATTATATAAATGGAGATATaatataatttcacttaattaTCACTGCTACAGTCTACCTGTAGTGGTGCACAGTGCATGACCCGTGCAGTCTGtaaatattgataacattttgaaatgaaaacaatccCTTGCTCAGTGGTTCCCAGCCTTTTTGGCTTATAGAccctttaaaattaaaaaaaaaagtcaatttgaCTATTCAAATTGTTTCATTTGTGGGATTTCAAAGGAATCCAGTATAAATTGTGTGTAACagactcattttctctcttttccctaTAATCATCTTGTGACCCCTGAAATTTATCTTGGGACTCATTAGGAGGTGCCGCACAGGATGGTAACCACTACACTATCAGTGTTAACTGTCAACTTTAGTTTTAGAGTCCTACATTGTTCAACCAATATGGATGTAAACACTTTAAAGCTCAAAGTCAGCACTTAAACCTGACAGTCACTGTTTTACTTGAAATCCAGTGCGCTGGAGTaacaaacatcatcatccaaaTACTCACAGactgaagtgtaaatgcagaaCAACATGTATATGTTTGGACAGTACTAAGATTATCTCACACAATGACATACACAAAGGACTAAAAACAACAAGTCCTGTCGTAACAGATGCAGGAGCAGCCTAGAAAGTGAGACAGATTGTGCCTGGGATGCAAATAACAAAACCAGAcggcagagaaagagagtgtcAGTGTTATAATGGCACAGCCCAGTTAGAGTCCATATCAGAGAAGCAGGTCCGCATCAACCACGGCCTCTTTACTTGTAAAGTCCCAACCTTCAACCTCTTTGGAATCGCTATAATTTCAACCCCGCTGAATCCTTCAGCAGACGAGGAAGGAGGTTGAATCTTTTGGCAAAAATCAGTTTGTAACAGCGTCTTATCAGCCACGCAGAGAAGTGTGTATGAAACAGTTGCCAGAAGGTACTGGAAGCATAAATAGCGTGTTATATTAGAGAACGATCCAATGAAGATCTTTGGACTTCACGAGGAACTGGATCTTCTCTAGCACTGCATACAAAcgaaccattttttttttacataaatagaGTTAAAACAATTCTTTCCGACTGCTGGACAGAAGTTTTCTTAATATGGCCTGTTTGTCCACAGAGTGTGCTCATGTCTAGAAGTGTGTGAACTCCTCAGTAAAACACCAGTGAAGGTTTGGCTCAGGACTGCCCCTCCTGTGTCTGTGCTCCAATCACATGAGGGTTCAACTGAGTGATGATAATGGTGATGTCATCGCGGTACATGCGAGCCAGCTCCTCGGGCAGCGACAGCATTTTGGACAGCCTCTCGTGGTCGACCGTGCCGAATTCGTTGTTTCCCACCGCGTGACGTATCAGGTGGGTCGCCGAGTTCTGATCCTCGAAAGCCGAAGACACGCGAGCCTTTCTCTCTTCGAGCAGCCCCTGCATCTGTCCCAGGGTGACCTTGTAGCCGCCGACTTTGAGGGGCGCACGCTGGTGCACCCCGGTTAAATACTCCCCGACAATACGgaccacttcctgtctgtggagGGTCTCCCAAAGGCCATCAGAGCCGATCACCTGCGGGACAGAAAGAGGAGAGTTGGACACACGATTGTGACAAGTAAAGTTACTCCCATAAGTTGTCGTGCCTACAGTGAGATCAGTAAATGAGCTTCATTACATAACACTTCATATCCAATTTGAGAAACACTGCCacaggaaacacattttgaaaaattattttttcacaaacacaacctTTGTCTGCAGAGGTCATAGAGTTCTCATTTCAAACAAACCAGAGAAATCAAAAAGTCAGCCATACAACATGCAAACATGAGCCTAGAAGGTAATTCCTCTAAAGAAAGACTGTACTTTTTGTaattttgcattaaaaacacacagccaaCTCCCTTATTTTAATACCAAAAAGATTGTAGGAAACTATCTTTGATGAGCATAACGGTGCAAACACCAGCAATGAAGAGCACATTTATCAGCCAAGATTACATTATGTAATTTGGCGACATATCAGAATGAATTAGCTGTGACTGATAAAAATCTGCCCGCGATGGTTGTCATTTCTCTTTTCCCATCTAAAAGTGAGAATCCAGATCCATATGTCTACTATCATTCTAGCATTTTGTAGACGGTAGAAATCTCCTCTTCGGTTACAGATCTCTGTGTTGCCGGCCGCATCTCGATTAACTCAGCGATTCACATAAGTCTGGTGATGGCGGTTTATACCACTTGGGGAAACAGTCATCCACTCAGAGAAAACTTGAATGAAATCCACGTAGCTGTACAAGTTGTCGAAAGTTGACTTTCATAAATTGCAACTGATTGACTGAGTCTGATTATCAGAGTAGAAATCTCCTTTTGGACATGACGTTATGCATCGCTGTGATCTGTAAACAAATACGGAGAGGATTTGTGTTGTCTCACCACGAAGCGATCCTGTGGCCGCAGTTTGTGGTATGTGATCTCAGGCTCGGCGGTCAGGTAGGGGGGTGTGTGGTAGTTTGGAGGGATGAACTTGGTGTGCTCGTTTTCATGGAGCTGATCAGGTCCAGACTCCAACACACACTTCTGCAGCTCAATACTCCACTTGAACTTCACATCCCCAAACGCACGGAACGGCATGAGGAGGCCGAGCAACCGGTCCTGATGAAGAAGACGGCAGAAAGAGGGGATTTTAATAAATGCTGCAACAACAACCACATTGAGCAGattagtaggtgtattacctgaCGTATAACCGTCTTCCTCTCCGATGGAGGGTGTTCACCTCGTATCCGAGCCACCTCATCGTCATTCTGGGCGCTGTGGTCATTAGAGAGAGTGTGACAGCTGAATGAACCGTCCTCCTCCTGCACCCCCAACACCGCCCGAGCGTCTCCAGAATTGGCTATATATCTTTAGAAAGGAGAAGAAGCAAGTAGTTCAAATTTGCTATGTAACACATTGACAGGTTTGTCAATTGattgtgtgttcatgtatttaTCCTCCTTACAGGTCTGATCCATCGATGTGAGCCACGCAGGCCGTTGCTCCAGAAAAGGCCACCCTCAGGACCCAGTAGTGCAGGAAAGCATTCGGATCTCCAACCTGCATTTCAGAGTGACACTATGAGTCTCCAGACAGGATGTGGTACATGGTTTGAATTACATACAGAGGGAAAGACACCTGAGCGCATTGATCCATTAAAGTTTAAATTTAGATGCTCACATTTTTTTTGCACTGCTGCCACGGGGCAAAGGTGACATTCAATATGTATCTTAATGTGTGAGACGACACTCAGAACAAATTTAATGTCTTGCAATTTGACACAGAAATGAATAGCGGTCACTGGGAGTTGGTAACAGCATTGACATTGGCGAcgtatttttaaaatttgtgTCTGATTATATAGTGGTTTAACAATGTGGGCTTACATCGCATGTAGACAAACTGCATGCCATGAAATCTTGTGCAACGTGTGTGATACATAATGTCACAGTGCACGGCCTTGGGCTAAAAACGCTGTTCGTCAAGTGTCACATAAAACCTTGAGAGTTAAATTTTACATGAACTAGTGTTAAAAGTAGgtccaaatgtaaaaaatggTAAATAGAAATTCAGCCTCAAAAGTTTTGACAAATTGAGTCAAAGATACTCAGACTTTGACTTGGGAGTTGAGTTTGAAGAGTTGACTACTCAAGTTTCAAGTTTGAGTAGTCATCCCATCAAACTCAACTCCCAAGTCAAAGTCTAAGTATCTTTACTCATCCATTGTTAGGCCCAGTGTTACCCAAGGGCCTATTTCACTATGGACATTTGCTGGCCTGTTATGAGATTCACAGATGATTTACTTGTTTACGGCTCTTAGGGGGAACATCTGAGTTCCTCAGAAACACAAGatgcttttaaaaacatttcatgttaAGACAGTAACAGTTGCTACCTGAGCCTCCAGGGACATGTCATTGTCCAGCCTCTTAAAGGCATTCATCAACGCCTCGCGGGTGTCTGGAACTTCGCCTGGGctgaaaacaaagagagagcaaTATATGTGAAACAGAAACGAAGCCAGAGGTTGAAAACAGATACCGACAACAGCACTATTGGCAAAACAACAGACGGGCCAGTGTTGGTGTGGGCGTGTTGCTACGAGGTACAGAAGAAGTATTAAATAAGAAACCGAGAAGTCCAGTTTGAAATGTTATGAAAAGCCAAGAAACCTGACAGCAAATGATACCCTTTTGAAACAGGACTGTACAACTCAAAAGTTTCTCCTGCAgtgtcctgttttttttgtctagaCTTTGTCATGTATCCTCTGCTGTGCTTCCCAGTCCTCACCTGGTGAGATCTATTAACTCCTGCCAGTAGGTTCGGAGGCTGTTGAAGTAGAGAGTCTGAGCCTCCCTGCTGAAGTAGTCGTTGGGGTGTTTGTGCCACTGCAGGATGGGACTGAGGGCCCGGCCGGCCTCCACCGCTGCCTCGAGCTCACACAGGGTGTTGTGGGGCAGCAGAGACACGGCTATGTAGTAAAACAACCTCTCACTCAGCGCCtggcagacaggaggagagtttGAAAAATAACATCAATGCAACAGGGTATATAGAAATGATGGTGAAGAGCCTGAATGGTGCTTCAGGCTCTTCTAAGCATGCAcatgtttgaaaatgtattgTTTGCAGACTAATTCAACATATTTAACCCAACAAAACAGTCAAGAACAATAACAAGAACAGTACATGTGACACTAGATTATCATTAGCAGGGTCAGCTTTACCTGTGCACAGGCACAGCCAGCATGGCCATCAAACACACCCAGCAGCATTCCTCGCGTCTGCAGGCATGTGGCTGCACTTCGACGGTCCTCTATAGGAGCGTTTGCCGGCAGCTGGTTACTCTCAAAACCCATCACTGCTGACACATTCTTCCCATCAAACTCTGGCACCTGGAACATATAAAAATGATAGGATGAAAACTTCAATGTAGAGAAAGCCAGTaatgtttttctgtttgcatGAATGAGCCCACACACCTTGAAGCTGTACTCGTTGGCTTTCAGAATAGAGTTGACCTGCGGGGGCGAGAGGACGTAGCTGCGGAGCACGGACGTCGTTTGGTAACTTCTTGAGTGCTGGTGGCTCTGCCACGTATGAGAGGGCCGTCTTGACACGGGTCGGTGAGTGACGGGTCCTAACTGGGCCTGGTGTTGTTGGCACGGTAACAGACTGGAGGCCAAGACCTTGGCACGAGGCAATCCCCTGAGCAGCTGGGATGTCACAGGCATGGCTGAAGGTGCACTGCAGGCACATacacaaacagcagacaaagaTATTGAAGAGGCATACCGTACATAGAGAGCTCAGAGAGCAACAGCTGGATGTGCTTTTAAAAAGCACTCATCAACAGAGAACAGAGTGGTCTCTCTATGCACCATTAAGCAAACCTTGTGAAAACAGAGAGACATTGTGTGGTAAGGTTGAGACAGGTTGACAGCAGCAGGGGCTTACATTAGTCCCTCCAAAACACCAAATGCAGCTGAGGATTTGGTGTCTAAATAACCTAATACAATCAACCCACCACACTTTTGATAGTCAAATATGGACATCGGAATATTTTTTACAGTCCAATCTTTTGTATTTGCGCTGTTTGCCACCGTTAACATATTATGCCCACGAGCAATTCACATTAAATCAGATCACTAGTTTAAACAGGTTGTTGATTAACTCCCTGTTGTGCTGGAGGACTCTTCAGGAACCTCAACTTCCATCCCTTTTCTCTGCTCCCTGGATGGTTAGTGAGCCTAATAACATCAGACAAAAATTTAACGCTATTCCCATGTGGTGAAATACAGCCATCTAACTGGAAAATTAAGAGTAAGGCAAAAAAGACACATGGAATACAATTTGTGTAAATATCAGAGGCAGAAATGGAAAAAGTATTTGAACAATTTTGAAAGGTAAAACTTATTTTCGTGCGTTAGGCAGGTCAAATTCATGCCTCTGTTTCTGCTGCACCTTGCAGCTATTTACAGAAGAGTAAACAGACCAACAacatatataatacatacaCTCAGTTACAAggttattaggtacacctagctaaagGATTGCAGTCTGCAATAGACCCTTACCTCCATGAAGGTTCAACTTtagttgaaactgttttagagaggttCAACATTATGATCATTGTGGggctgcattagttttagctatgTGTGCCTCATAAACTGACAAATGAGTCTAtttcaaaaaggaaaaatgatTTATCTTTTCATCTTGCATGCACAACCTGCTCAGTGTGCATTCAGTGTGGGAATATCATGTGGGTATATTATTGTAACCTTGTTAGGTGTTGACATGCCATAGCCTCACACAGAGATGTTATAGAGAATTCTGCAAAAACACAGTGACAGAAGCTGACTTTTAATGTTGAAGTTTCAGCACAGCTCACGTTTTTGTCCTTGAGTCACACAGAAATGAATATTAGGAGTAGCCCCACTACAGCATGTACTGGCTTCTAGGCTTGAGTTACAACTCTGCTCTCTTCTCCAACCATAGATCAGCAGGGCTAAAAATAGATTTGGCAAGAATCTCAGCCCCTGACATTTGGATCTTGAGAAATGCTCTGTCTGGTCATCATGACCTACTGAACTGGATCCAGGCTAAGTAACGTTATCTCCATATAACCTCCATATAAACTCCATatgacataaatattcatcagatatgtgtgtttatatataaatatatgttcttgccttcttctttaccatcatcgtcaagcaacttctttaaatctaattctcaaattcattcacataatactagacaggttaatcatcttcacctgcctttttacaaaacaaaacatggccagtactccctcagatatcgtggtgtacaaatatggacacaccaaaatacatgttatcaagagctcgttatccttagagcattttaaaaggaaattatcatcacatttaactcatgatgtctaattatcttttgaaatgtttagatatattttcttttcttctgtaggtttttgtatgtatttcatggattgttttttccactgtttggttagggtttttctgcacattttgtgtacttcttgttgttgtttaacttttgttgtattttttaaattatgttagtttagatctttattacttttgttgttattgtttattttttctcctggggttgggagaaggtcctttgtataagcctgtaaggcttcttgacctctcctgacacatttcttgtttgttttttcattgactggattttgtgcagttttatatatgtgcaaataaataaataaatgttatttaataTCTTGTAATAAATAATCTGTGAGCACAATTAATCTGAATATTACGAGTTAATTTTatgtcttgttgttgtttaactttttttgtatttttaaaattatgttagtttagatctttcttcctttttttgttattgtttttttttctcctggggctaagggtcctttgtataagcctgtggcttcttgacctctcctgacacatttcttgtttttttttgtgcagtttcatatatgtgcaaataaataaataaataaacctgtTCTTATTGCATAATGTAAGTATATCTGCAGCTCATCAGAGCCCCTTTAAGTCAG is a window encoding:
- the pdp1 gene encoding pyruvate dehydrogenase phosphatase catalytic subunit 1, giving the protein MPVTSQLLRGLPRAKVLASSLLPCQQHQAQLGPVTHRPVSRRPSHTWQSHQHSRSYQTTSVLRSYVLSPPQVNSILKANEYSFKVPEFDGKNVSAVMGFESNQLPANAPIEDRRSAATCLQTRGMLLGVFDGHAGCACAQALSERLFYYIAVSLLPHNTLCELEAAVEAGRALSPILQWHKHPNDYFSREAQTLYFNSLRTYWQELIDLTSPGEVPDTREALMNAFKRLDNDMSLEAQVGDPNAFLHYWVLRVAFSGATACVAHIDGSDLYIANSGDARAVLGVQEEDGSFSCHTLSNDHSAQNDDEVARIRGEHPPSERKTVIRQDRLLGLLMPFRAFGDVKFKWSIELQKCVLESGPDQLHENEHTKFIPPNYHTPPYLTAEPEITYHKLRPQDRFVVIGSDGLWETLHRQEVVRIVGEYLTGVHQRAPLKVGGYKVTLGQMQGLLEERKARVSSAFEDQNSATHLIRHAVGNNEFGTVDHERLSKMLSLPEELARMYRDDITIIITQLNPHVIGAQTQEGQS